Proteins found in one Triticum urartu cultivar G1812 chromosome 4, Tu2.1, whole genome shotgun sequence genomic segment:
- the LOC125551674 gene encoding phosphatidate phosphatase PAH1-like isoform X2 translates to MYAVGKVLYSVAGPFHPFGGAVDIVVVQQQDGSFKSSPWYVRFGKFQGVLKTREKVVNIAVNGVEAGFHMYLDSNGEAHFLRDADSITAEGDFVVSTSSLGDEREVTMQDAQLRKSKSTSCDISTMEASAGDGKMPARTVSRQSTILERMFGRKPNKDNAPAVDSVCSLERAEIAAELLDTKWLTNLSHGSEAPSSDHEPSSSHLRDAGNGNQGETAKMVLPDCSFDHYKAMGSNCENVNSTVGSPHGGRRSSGDEKAHCIQTTSVEEEIVAICAHKTDGIMSTIDRPGSEHLSNDLDTGKSINESVDTQGELQGNLEDVTVREMHTEVFSNGIFEIHAIETGITDCKSEVVSQFVTVDSDKFNQNFTEANSPTFSTTTYFSSETHDGSSIACGHEACQEKVVIISTSETLESSYDVSNILADEVHYAEGISLADGLQFEECSRVSSGRLEQEYVKERPLSNHSSSNKEDLYNVGVPEVSVFDDSSSQTFQANLPDKDISVSTLVNDHMDISVDTVANDHNTSSSHDLACQHGLIFPDAPGGIDILSYVHENDSDTVAKDSTVNTKTCYGEHDVSFNQPPKIQSVTGECIAQTPDFPNKVEGEVSSIIFDFSSLSKVDTENIKLEYDENRSGFASGVDIELVPDRPGEWIAQTPYVPYKVEGEVSSIVFDFSSLSKIDTESIKLEYDENRSGSASGVDIELVPDEPGECIVQTPDFPNKVEGEGSSTVFDFSSLSKVDTENIKLEHDENQSGSASGVDIELVPDEPRDEAEALVSLSACHNKLEDEFSPIISDFSNLSTVEAKNANLEDNENRPSSASGVELVPVPEDPRDKAETIVPPYEGVNDIDLENKSENNPDFSMPEIILVPIPGSGLHLCDNNLEAKSAPNIRSHIHDLERSDDFRVSRSLYNGKNREVDPVKSKNSGFPEQELEGTSQSKENSAPRDKAETIVPFCEFVDEIQFQFSDTTSFADRKTLDDIIANKTACEGVHDEADGDADEEGGNDTDLENASKKHSDLSRPEIILIPIPGSELHLCDSNLEAKSAPNLCPHINDLERSDGFQVSRSLYNGENSGVDQVESKNSGFSEQELEGTSESKENSGLCELINSPVPDNKHSDDLKDNSFNPVVELSLCRHLLSEGMGADAARKNFDAEKITLEKFRAMEQSLIRNDKLVARISGRYFPWDVAAPVVRGMVSFREEQLFEHQGMIKVERVEPSTTQGGSWRIWPFSFKRTRTINSIQPVCESTVASTLSIPVSESDGERNKRSAKMMEGKVRSLTPTSEELASLHLREGRNIVTFTFSTAMLGTQQVDAHIYLWEWNAHIVISDVDGTITKSDVLGQFMPMVGVDWSQNGVAHLFSAIQENGYHLLFLSARSISQAHLTRQFLFNLKQDGKALPDGPVVISPDGLFPSLYREVIRRAPHEFKISCLADIKALFPPDSHPFYAGFGNRDTDELSYLKVGIPMGKIFIINPKGEVAVNRRVNTKSYMSLHALVNRVFPPLSSPPEQEDYNTWNYWKMPVADI, encoded by the exons ATGTATGCCGTCGGAAAGGTCTTGTACAGTGTCGCCGGTCCATTCCACCCATTTGGTGGTGCGGTCGACATAGTTGTTGTGCAGCAGCAGGATGGCAGCTTCAAGAGCTCGCCATGGTATGTGCGATTTGGCAAGTTCCAGGGGGTTCTCAAGACAAGGGAGAAGGTGGTAAACATTGCTGTGAATGGTGTCGAAGCCGGGTTTCACATGTACTTGGATAGCAATGGTGAGGCTCACTTTCTCAGGGATGCAGACTCAATTACTGCGGAAGGGGATTTTGTTGTGTCCACTTCATCTTTGGGGGATGAACGGGAGGTGACGATGCAGGATGCACAGTTAAGGAAGTCCAAGAGCACTTCTTGTGATATCTCAACCATGGAGGCCAGTGCTGGGGATGGGAAGATGCCTGCGAGGACAGTCTCAAGACAGAGCACCATACTTGAGCGGATGTTTGGACGGAAACCAAATAAGGATAATGCCCCTGCTGTGGATAGCGTGTGCTCATTAGAGCGCGCGGAGATTGCAGCCGAACTCCTTGATACAAAGTGGTTGACAAATCTCTCGCATGGTTCGGAAGCTCCTAGTTCTGATCATGAACCTTCCAGTAGTCATCTGAGAGATGCTGGCAACGGTAATCAAGGGGAAACCGCAAAAATGGTATTGCCAGATTGTAGCTTTGATCATTATAAAGCAATGGGCTCTAATTGTGAGAATGTGAACAGCACTGTTGGTAGCCCACATGGAGGAAGGAGGAGTTCAGGAGATGAAAAGGCGCACTGTATACAAACCACTAGTGTCGAGGAGGAGATTGTTGCCATTTGTGCGCATAAGACTGATGGGATCATGTCAACTATAGACCGGCCAGGATCAGAACATCTGTCAAATGATTTGGATACAGGTAAAAGTATCAATGAGTCTGTTGATACTCAAGGTGAGTTGCAGGGTAATCTTGAAGATGTTACAGTAAGGGAAATGCACACGGAGGTTTTTTCCAATGGCATTTTTGAAATTCATGCAATTGAAACAGGCATTACTGATTGTAAAAGTGAAGTGGTTTCACAGTTTGTCACTGTTGATTCCGACAAGTTCAATCAAAATTTTACTGAAGCGAATTCACCAACTTTTAGCACAACCACATATTTTTCAAGTGAAACGCATGATGGTTCATCGATTGCTTGTGGTCATGAGGCATGCCAAGAGAAAGTGGTCATTATAAGTACCTCGGAGACTCTGGAGAGCTCATATGATGTGTCCAATATTTTGGCTGATGAAGTTCATTATGCTGAAGGCATCTCATTGGCTGATGGTCTACAGTTTGAAGAGTGTTCCAGAGTCTCCAGTGGAAGATTGGAACAGGAATATGTCAAGGAAAGGCCACTGTCAAATCATAGTTCTAGCAATAAAGAAGACTTGTATAACGTGGGTGTTCcagaagtttctgtttttgatGACTCTAGTTCTCAAACCTTCCAAGCTAATCTTCCTGATAAGGATATTTCTGTCAGTACTCTTGTCAATGATCACATGGATATTTCTGTGGACACTGTTGCAAATGATCATAATACCAGCTCATCTCATGATTTAGCTTGTCAGCATGGTCTAATATTTCCTGATGCTCCTGGTGGTATAGATATATTGAGTTATGTGCATGAAAATGATTCTGACACTGTAGCAAAGGATTCCACGGTGAATACTAAAACATGCTATGGGGAACATGATGTTTCTTTCAATCAGCCACCAAAAATTCAAAGTGTGACCGGAGAGTGCATTGCCCAAACACCTGATTTCCCTAATAAAGTGGAAGGTGAAGTTTCATCAATTATTTTTGATTTTTCCAGTTTGAGCAAAGTCGATACAGAAAATATCAAGCTAGAATATGATGAGAACCGATCTGGTTTTGCAAGTGGAGTTGACATTGAGCTTGTGCCTGACAGGCCCGGAGAGTGGATTGCCCAAACACCTTATGTCCCTTATAAAGTGGAAGGTGAAGTTTCATCAATTGTTTTTGATTTTTCCAGTTTGAGCAAAATCGACACAGAAAGTATCAAGCTAGAATATGATGAGAACCGATCTGGTTCTGCAAGTGGAGTTGACATTGAGCTTGTGCCTGACGAGCCCGGAGAGTGCATTGTCCAAACACCTGATTTCCCTAACAAAGTGGAAGGTGAAGGTTCATCAACTGTTTTTGATTTTTCCAGTTTGAGCAAAGTCGACACAGAAAATATTAAGCTAGAACATGATGAGAACCAATCTGGTTCTGCAAGTGGAGTTGACATTGAGCTTGTGCCTGACGAGCCAAGGGACGAAGCAGAAGCACTTGTGTCTTTATCTGCTTGCCATAATAAATTAGAAGATGAATTTTCACCAATTATTTCTGATTTTTCCAATTTGAGCACAGTCGAAGCAAAAAACGCCAACTTGGAAGATAATGAAAACAGACCTAGTTCCGCAAGTGGAGTTGAATTAGTGCCTGTGCCTGAGGACCCAAGGGATAAAGCAGAAACAATTGTGCCGCCCT ATGAAGGAGTAAACGACATTGATCTTGAAAATAAATCAGAAAACAATCCTGATTTTTCAATGCCTGAGATTATCCTTGTTCCTATTCCTGGAAGTGGGTTGCATCTATGTGATAATAATCTGGAGGCCAAATCTGCACCAAATATCCGTTCTCACATACACGATCTTGAAAGATCTGATGATTTTCGAGTAAGTCGCTCACTGTACAATGGTAAGAACAGGGAGGTTGATCCAGTCAAGAGTAAAAACTCTGGCTTTCCAGAGCAGGAACTAGAAGGCACTAGTCAGTCAAAAGAAAATAGTGCCCCAAGGGATAAAGCAGAAACAATCGTGCCGTTCTGTGAGTTTGTAGATGAAATTCAGTTTCAATTTAGTGACACTACAAGTTTTGCTGATAGAAAGACCCTGGATGATATAATAGCTAATAAAACAGCATGTGAAGGAGTGCATGATGAAGCTGATGGTGATGCGGATGAAGAGGGAGGGAATGACACTGATCTCGAAAATGCATCCAAAAAACATTCTGATTTGTCAAGGCCTGAGATTATCCTTATTCCTATTCCTGGAAGTGAGTTGCATCTATGTGATAGTAATCTGGAGGCCAAATCTGCACCAAATCTCTGTCCTCACATAAATGATCTTGAAAGATCTGATGGTTTTCAAGTAAGTCGCTCACTGTACAATGGTGAGAATAGTGGGGTTGATCAAGTCGAGAGTAAGAACTCTGGCTTTTCAGAGCAGGAACTAGAAGGCACTAGTGAGTCAAAAGAAAATAGTGGCCTGTGTGAGCTCATCAACAGTCCAGTGCCTGATAACAAGCACTCTGATGACCTGAAAGACAATTCGTTCAACCCTGTTGTGG AATTATCCCTATGCAGGCACTTGTTATCTGAAGGCATGGGAGCAGATGCTGCGCGCAAAAACTTTGATGCTGAGAAGATAACCTTAGAGAAGTTCCGTGCCATGGAGCAGTCATTGATAAGAAACGACAAGCTAGTTGCTAGGATTTCTGGCCGTTACTTTCCCTGGGATGTAGCTGCACCTGTCGTACGGGGGATGGTTTCTTTTAGAGAGGAACAGCTCTTTGAACACCAAGGTATGATAAAGGTGGAGCGAGTTGAGCCAAGCACAACACAAGGTGGCAGCTGGAGAATCTGGCCATTTAGTTTCAAAAGAACGAGGACTATTAACAGCATCCAGCCAGTTTGTGAGAGCACAGTCGCGAGTACTTTGTCCATTCCTGTTAGCGAGTCAGATGGAGAAAGAAATAAACGCAGTGCAAAGATGATGGAGGGGAAGGTGCGATCGCTCACTCCAACATCTGAGGAGCTTGCGTCTCTTCATCTCAGAGAGGGCAGGAACATTGTGACATTTACCTTCTCCACTGCTATGCTTGGGACACAGCAG GTAGATGCTCACATATATTTATGGGAATGGAATGCACACATTGTCATATCAGATGTTGATGGAACTATCACCAA GTCTGATGTTCTAGGTCAGTTCATGCCAATGGTTGGTGTTGACTGGTCTCAAAATGGAGTTGCTCATTTATTTTCTGCAATACAG GAAAATGGATATCACCTGCTTTTTCTAAGTGCACGCTCTATTTCACAGGCCCACCTAACAAGACAGTTCCTTTTCAACCTAAAGCAG GACGGAAAAGCACTTCCTGATGGCCCTGTCGTGATATCTCCTGATGGCCTCTTTCCATCTTTGTACAGAGAAG TTATCAGAAGAGCTCCTCATGAATTCAAGATCTCATGCCTAGCG GATATCAAAGCACTATTTCCTCCTGACTCGCATCCTTTCTATGCGGGATTTGGGAATAGAGATACTGATGAGCTTAGTTACCTCAAGGTTGGGATTCCCATGGGCAAGATCTTCATAATAAATCCCAAG GGTGAAGTTGCTGTGAATCGCCGGGTAAATACAAAATCATACATGTCCCTGCATGCTCTTGTGAATCGGGTGTTCCCTCCTCTATCGTCACCACCGGAGCAG GAGGACTACAACACCTGGAATTACTGGAAGATGCCAGTCGCTGATATTTGA
- the LOC125551674 gene encoding uncharacterized protein LOC125551674 isoform X1 produces the protein MYAVGKVLYSVAGPFHPFGGAVDIVVVQQQDGSFKSSPWYVRFGKFQGVLKTREKVVNIAVNGVEAGFHMYLDSNGEAHFLRDADSITAEGDFVVSTSSLGDEREVTMQDAQLRKSKSTSCDISTMEASAGDGKMPARTVSRQSTILERMFGRKPNKDNAPAVDSVCSLERAEIAAELLDTKWLTNLSHGSEAPSSDHEPSSSHLRDAGNGNQGETAKMVLPDCSFDHYKAMGSNCENVNSTVGSPHGGRRSSGDEKAHCIQTTSVEEEIVAICAHKTDGIMSTIDRPGSEHLSNDLDTGKSINESVDTQGELQGNLEDVTVREMHTEVFSNGIFEIHAIETGITDCKSEVVSQFVTVDSDKFNQNFTEANSPTFSTTTYFSSETHDGSSIACGHEACQEKVVIISTSETLESSYDVSNILADEVHYAEGISLADGLQFEECSRVSSGRLEQEYVKERPLSNHSSSNKEDLYNVGVPEVSVFDDSSSQTFQANLPDKDISVSTLVNDHMDISVDTVANDHNTSSSHDLACQHGLIFPDAPGGIDILSYVHENDSDTVAKDSTVNTKTCYGEHDVSFNQPPKIQSVTGECIAQTPDFPNKVEGEVSSIIFDFSSLSKVDTENIKLEYDENRSGFASGVDIELVPDRPGEWIAQTPYVPYKVEGEVSSIVFDFSSLSKIDTESIKLEYDENRSGSASGVDIELVPDEPGECIVQTPDFPNKVEGEGSSTVFDFSSLSKVDTENIKLEHDENQSGSASGVDIELVPDEPRDEAEALVSLSACHNKLEDEFSPIISDFSNLSTVEAKNANLEDNENRPSSASGVELVPVPEDPRDKAETIVPPCKFVDEIQLQFSDTTSFSDRKTMDGIIANKAAIERVHNAADGDADEGVNDIDLENKSENNPDFSMPEIILVPIPGSGLHLCDNNLEAKSAPNIRSHIHDLERSDDFRVSRSLYNGKNREVDPVKSKNSGFPEQELEGTSQSKENSAPRDKAETIVPFCEFVDEIQFQFSDTTSFADRKTLDDIIANKTACEGVHDEADGDADEEGGNDTDLENASKKHSDLSRPEIILIPIPGSELHLCDSNLEAKSAPNLCPHINDLERSDGFQVSRSLYNGENSGVDQVESKNSGFSEQELEGTSESKENSGLCELINSPVPDNKHSDDLKDNSFNPVVELSLCRHLLSEGMGADAARKNFDAEKITLEKFRAMEQSLIRNDKLVARISGRYFPWDVAAPVVRGMVSFREEQLFEHQGMIKVERVEPSTTQGGSWRIWPFSFKRTRTINSIQPVCESTVASTLSIPVSESDGERNKRSAKMMEGKVRSLTPTSEELASLHLREGRNIVTFTFSTAMLGTQQVDAHIYLWEWNAHIVISDVDGTITKSDVLGQFMPMVGVDWSQNGVAHLFSAIQENGYHLLFLSARSISQAHLTRQFLFNLKQDGKALPDGPVVISPDGLFPSLYREVIRRAPHEFKISCLADIKALFPPDSHPFYAGFGNRDTDELSYLKVGIPMGKIFIINPKGEVAVNRRVNTKSYMSLHALVNRVFPPLSSPPEQEDYNTWNYWKMPVADI, from the exons ATGTATGCCGTCGGAAAGGTCTTGTACAGTGTCGCCGGTCCATTCCACCCATTTGGTGGTGCGGTCGACATAGTTGTTGTGCAGCAGCAGGATGGCAGCTTCAAGAGCTCGCCATGGTATGTGCGATTTGGCAAGTTCCAGGGGGTTCTCAAGACAAGGGAGAAGGTGGTAAACATTGCTGTGAATGGTGTCGAAGCCGGGTTTCACATGTACTTGGATAGCAATGGTGAGGCTCACTTTCTCAGGGATGCAGACTCAATTACTGCGGAAGGGGATTTTGTTGTGTCCACTTCATCTTTGGGGGATGAACGGGAGGTGACGATGCAGGATGCACAGTTAAGGAAGTCCAAGAGCACTTCTTGTGATATCTCAACCATGGAGGCCAGTGCTGGGGATGGGAAGATGCCTGCGAGGACAGTCTCAAGACAGAGCACCATACTTGAGCGGATGTTTGGACGGAAACCAAATAAGGATAATGCCCCTGCTGTGGATAGCGTGTGCTCATTAGAGCGCGCGGAGATTGCAGCCGAACTCCTTGATACAAAGTGGTTGACAAATCTCTCGCATGGTTCGGAAGCTCCTAGTTCTGATCATGAACCTTCCAGTAGTCATCTGAGAGATGCTGGCAACGGTAATCAAGGGGAAACCGCAAAAATGGTATTGCCAGATTGTAGCTTTGATCATTATAAAGCAATGGGCTCTAATTGTGAGAATGTGAACAGCACTGTTGGTAGCCCACATGGAGGAAGGAGGAGTTCAGGAGATGAAAAGGCGCACTGTATACAAACCACTAGTGTCGAGGAGGAGATTGTTGCCATTTGTGCGCATAAGACTGATGGGATCATGTCAACTATAGACCGGCCAGGATCAGAACATCTGTCAAATGATTTGGATACAGGTAAAAGTATCAATGAGTCTGTTGATACTCAAGGTGAGTTGCAGGGTAATCTTGAAGATGTTACAGTAAGGGAAATGCACACGGAGGTTTTTTCCAATGGCATTTTTGAAATTCATGCAATTGAAACAGGCATTACTGATTGTAAAAGTGAAGTGGTTTCACAGTTTGTCACTGTTGATTCCGACAAGTTCAATCAAAATTTTACTGAAGCGAATTCACCAACTTTTAGCACAACCACATATTTTTCAAGTGAAACGCATGATGGTTCATCGATTGCTTGTGGTCATGAGGCATGCCAAGAGAAAGTGGTCATTATAAGTACCTCGGAGACTCTGGAGAGCTCATATGATGTGTCCAATATTTTGGCTGATGAAGTTCATTATGCTGAAGGCATCTCATTGGCTGATGGTCTACAGTTTGAAGAGTGTTCCAGAGTCTCCAGTGGAAGATTGGAACAGGAATATGTCAAGGAAAGGCCACTGTCAAATCATAGTTCTAGCAATAAAGAAGACTTGTATAACGTGGGTGTTCcagaagtttctgtttttgatGACTCTAGTTCTCAAACCTTCCAAGCTAATCTTCCTGATAAGGATATTTCTGTCAGTACTCTTGTCAATGATCACATGGATATTTCTGTGGACACTGTTGCAAATGATCATAATACCAGCTCATCTCATGATTTAGCTTGTCAGCATGGTCTAATATTTCCTGATGCTCCTGGTGGTATAGATATATTGAGTTATGTGCATGAAAATGATTCTGACACTGTAGCAAAGGATTCCACGGTGAATACTAAAACATGCTATGGGGAACATGATGTTTCTTTCAATCAGCCACCAAAAATTCAAAGTGTGACCGGAGAGTGCATTGCCCAAACACCTGATTTCCCTAATAAAGTGGAAGGTGAAGTTTCATCAATTATTTTTGATTTTTCCAGTTTGAGCAAAGTCGATACAGAAAATATCAAGCTAGAATATGATGAGAACCGATCTGGTTTTGCAAGTGGAGTTGACATTGAGCTTGTGCCTGACAGGCCCGGAGAGTGGATTGCCCAAACACCTTATGTCCCTTATAAAGTGGAAGGTGAAGTTTCATCAATTGTTTTTGATTTTTCCAGTTTGAGCAAAATCGACACAGAAAGTATCAAGCTAGAATATGATGAGAACCGATCTGGTTCTGCAAGTGGAGTTGACATTGAGCTTGTGCCTGACGAGCCCGGAGAGTGCATTGTCCAAACACCTGATTTCCCTAACAAAGTGGAAGGTGAAGGTTCATCAACTGTTTTTGATTTTTCCAGTTTGAGCAAAGTCGACACAGAAAATATTAAGCTAGAACATGATGAGAACCAATCTGGTTCTGCAAGTGGAGTTGACATTGAGCTTGTGCCTGACGAGCCAAGGGACGAAGCAGAAGCACTTGTGTCTTTATCTGCTTGCCATAATAAATTAGAAGATGAATTTTCACCAATTATTTCTGATTTTTCCAATTTGAGCACAGTCGAAGCAAAAAACGCCAACTTGGAAGATAATGAAAACAGACCTAGTTCCGCAAGTGGAGTTGAATTAGTGCCTGTGCCTGAGGACCCAAGGGATAAAGCAGAAACAATTGTGCCGCCCTGTAAGTTTGTAGATGAAATTCAGCTTCAATTTAGTGACACTACAAGTTTTTCTGACAGAAAGACTATGGATGGTATAATAGCTAATAAAGCAGCAATTGAACGAGTGCATAATGCAGCTGATGGTGATGCAGATGAAGGAGTAAACGACATTGATCTTGAAAATAAATCAGAAAACAATCCTGATTTTTCAATGCCTGAGATTATCCTTGTTCCTATTCCTGGAAGTGGGTTGCATCTATGTGATAATAATCTGGAGGCCAAATCTGCACCAAATATCCGTTCTCACATACACGATCTTGAAAGATCTGATGATTTTCGAGTAAGTCGCTCACTGTACAATGGTAAGAACAGGGAGGTTGATCCAGTCAAGAGTAAAAACTCTGGCTTTCCAGAGCAGGAACTAGAAGGCACTAGTCAGTCAAAAGAAAATAGTGCCCCAAGGGATAAAGCAGAAACAATCGTGCCGTTCTGTGAGTTTGTAGATGAAATTCAGTTTCAATTTAGTGACACTACAAGTTTTGCTGATAGAAAGACCCTGGATGATATAATAGCTAATAAAACAGCATGTGAAGGAGTGCATGATGAAGCTGATGGTGATGCGGATGAAGAGGGAGGGAATGACACTGATCTCGAAAATGCATCCAAAAAACATTCTGATTTGTCAAGGCCTGAGATTATCCTTATTCCTATTCCTGGAAGTGAGTTGCATCTATGTGATAGTAATCTGGAGGCCAAATCTGCACCAAATCTCTGTCCTCACATAAATGATCTTGAAAGATCTGATGGTTTTCAAGTAAGTCGCTCACTGTACAATGGTGAGAATAGTGGGGTTGATCAAGTCGAGAGTAAGAACTCTGGCTTTTCAGAGCAGGAACTAGAAGGCACTAGTGAGTCAAAAGAAAATAGTGGCCTGTGTGAGCTCATCAACAGTCCAGTGCCTGATAACAAGCACTCTGATGACCTGAAAGACAATTCGTTCAACCCTGTTGTGG AATTATCCCTATGCAGGCACTTGTTATCTGAAGGCATGGGAGCAGATGCTGCGCGCAAAAACTTTGATGCTGAGAAGATAACCTTAGAGAAGTTCCGTGCCATGGAGCAGTCATTGATAAGAAACGACAAGCTAGTTGCTAGGATTTCTGGCCGTTACTTTCCCTGGGATGTAGCTGCACCTGTCGTACGGGGGATGGTTTCTTTTAGAGAGGAACAGCTCTTTGAACACCAAGGTATGATAAAGGTGGAGCGAGTTGAGCCAAGCACAACACAAGGTGGCAGCTGGAGAATCTGGCCATTTAGTTTCAAAAGAACGAGGACTATTAACAGCATCCAGCCAGTTTGTGAGAGCACAGTCGCGAGTACTTTGTCCATTCCTGTTAGCGAGTCAGATGGAGAAAGAAATAAACGCAGTGCAAAGATGATGGAGGGGAAGGTGCGATCGCTCACTCCAACATCTGAGGAGCTTGCGTCTCTTCATCTCAGAGAGGGCAGGAACATTGTGACATTTACCTTCTCCACTGCTATGCTTGGGACACAGCAG GTAGATGCTCACATATATTTATGGGAATGGAATGCACACATTGTCATATCAGATGTTGATGGAACTATCACCAA GTCTGATGTTCTAGGTCAGTTCATGCCAATGGTTGGTGTTGACTGGTCTCAAAATGGAGTTGCTCATTTATTTTCTGCAATACAG GAAAATGGATATCACCTGCTTTTTCTAAGTGCACGCTCTATTTCACAGGCCCACCTAACAAGACAGTTCCTTTTCAACCTAAAGCAG GACGGAAAAGCACTTCCTGATGGCCCTGTCGTGATATCTCCTGATGGCCTCTTTCCATCTTTGTACAGAGAAG TTATCAGAAGAGCTCCTCATGAATTCAAGATCTCATGCCTAGCG GATATCAAAGCACTATTTCCTCCTGACTCGCATCCTTTCTATGCGGGATTTGGGAATAGAGATACTGATGAGCTTAGTTACCTCAAGGTTGGGATTCCCATGGGCAAGATCTTCATAATAAATCCCAAG GGTGAAGTTGCTGTGAATCGCCGGGTAAATACAAAATCATACATGTCCCTGCATGCTCTTGTGAATCGGGTGTTCCCTCCTCTATCGTCACCACCGGAGCAG GAGGACTACAACACCTGGAATTACTGGAAGATGCCAGTCGCTGATATTTGA